GGGTGTTGCGCTGGGGCACGTTGAGCCAATAACTCTCAACGCCGTCACGGTCATCCAGGCGCACCCGGACGCGACAGGTCATGTAGTCCACGGCGCTGACTTCGCCGTACTCCAGTTGAACACCCATCAGGCGACCACCTCTTGTTGAATACCGTAGGTCGACAGCGCCAGGTCAGGCTTGGTGCTGTCCTGGGTCATCGAGATCGAGGGCGCCGAGACGCGGCAAGACTCCAGATCGACGATGTAGCCGCCACTGCGGGTCATTTCATGTCGGGCTGACGTGATCAGGTAGTTGCCACCGAGCATGCCAGCAGCTGCCAGCGTCACGATGTTGCCACTGACGAGGTTGGGTCGGCCCATGGCGGTCCAGGCGCCTGTTGTGCGCTCCCGGTTGGCCTTGGCCAGCTCGGCCTTGGCTTTCGCCTTGGCCTCTTCGGCCGAGGCACTGCGCTTGCGCTTCTTCTTGGTGTCGCCGCTGGTCGTGGCTTTACTGGAGCTGCTCGGCACTGCGACTGTTTCACCTTTATTGTTGATGGTGTACGAGATCAGCTTTTTGGTCGCCGGCTCCTTGTGCTTGACCTCAACGGCTTTCGGTACTTCCCGGATCTGATCGCGAAGATTGATGTTGCTCAGGTCTCCCAGTACCAGGGACGCCACCGGCACGCCCTTGACCAGTTCGCTGATGGCATGGAACACCATGCGCTTGCCGGTCACCTTGAACGCATAGTCGTACTCGCCCGCCAGGTTGCGCAGGAACACCAGGTCCGACTCCTGTTGTGTCAGCCGGTCGAGCTTGATCGGTTCGATACTGCCGATCAGCTCCAGCCCCTGGCGGATGGCGATCTGCTTGGCTACCGCGTCCAGGGTCGTGTTTTCATAGGCCTTGTGTTCAGGCGTGCGCAACGGGCTATTGATGCCGGTGCCCAGGGCGCGAATCGTGACCGTGAACGGTGGGCCTCGCAGTTCGACCCCATCGATCTCAAACCGGCCCACCGTGCGCAGCGGCTGCCCCTCCCAGCCAATGGACAGCGCCAGGCTATCGCCCTTTCCTGGATACCAGGTATCGCGCCATTTGCCTTCGGCGTCCTCCAGCTCGACATCCAGGCTATCGGCCAGGCCTGACAAGAAGTCCTGGTAGGTCAGTGACAAGAGGTGTTCGCTGATGTTGCGGGTGATATTGCGCTGCTGGTAGGTCAGGACGAAGCGAGCCTCGGGCACCTGCTTGGGAGTCATCGCATCCATGGCGGCAGATCCTCAGTAGTGGCCATGGGTTCAAGGACCGGAATGGCCAGGGTCAACCCGGCCGGCAGCGCCCCAGTGATCGGCACATGCATGTTGGCCTGAACGATCGGCAAATACCGATGAGCGTCCCCATAGTATCGCCAGGCCAACTGGTCCCAGCGTTCACCCTCGGTCGTGACATGGGTCAGAAACATCAGGCCTTCCTCGTCAGAACTTGCGCCGCCAAGCCCGCCAAGCGGGTACTGGCGCCGTCCATGGTGGTCAGTGCCTGGGCCAGTGACTGACGGGACGCAGTGAACCGGTCAACGATGTTGCCCAGGTCAACCGGATCGAGCGCGGAGCGAGCGCCCGTGACACTGCTCAGCACGTCTTCACCGAGGCGCGACAAATCGGCGCCGTCATCAAGCAGGCCCGCGGCTGCAGTCAGACCCTGTAACGGCTCGATGGCCCTGGCAGTGACGCCCAGCAATTGCGGAACCTGGCCAAGGATCATCGAGGCGTTGCCGCTCTTGACCGTCTCGTACAGGTTCTGGCCAGCCTTCAGCATGTTGCCGGCTGTCTTGGCATGGCCGATCACCGCTTGCACTGTGCTGGGGGCTGGCATCAGTCGTGAGATAAGTCCGGGCGATCCAGCTGCAGCAGCTGACGTACCGCTCAACGCCGTATCGAGCAGCCCGGAGCGAGTCACCTTGCGGGTGAAGGCCCCGGTGTACTCCTTCAGGTTCAGCTGAACTGTTGCAGACTGGATCTGGCCCGTTGCCGTTGCACGGCGGATGGCGTTGCCGATGTTGGTTATGACATAGGCGCCATGGTACTCGCCGGACCCCATCACGAACGCCAGGGGCTCGTGCTTGGTCTTGGCCTGGCGCAATGCCCGCAAGCGCGCCTCGGGATCGCCCAGGACAGGATGCAGCTCAATGGTCAGGTTGCATTCGTCCAGCCCTTCGCCGATCCACTCCAGCAACGGCTTGCCTTGGATACGCGCATGCTCGGCCCAATCGGCCGATCCGCTTTGCTCCATGCCGCTGATGCCACCGGCAACGGTGAATTCGATCTCGCCCAGGATGGCAAACATCACGCAAGCCCTCCATCACCTGAGCCATAGCTCAGGCGGCGCTTGTCATGCATGTAGCGTTCTATCATTCGCATGAACTCGGGATAGGTGAGCTTCAGTGCCTGATTGACCTGGTCCTGTACGCCGGGACCACCTGGCACGGTGATCTGCGGGGAGAAGTTGAAGACGGGCTGCCCGCCTGCAGCTGCAGCACCACCAGGAGCTGTACCACCACCACTGCCCATCATGCTCGCCCTGGAAACGTCGGCAGGGTTCGGCGGTGCGAGGTCGACACCCGATTGCGCCGCCATGCCCAGCGCGGCCTTACGCACCAGGCCAGCCTGGGCGCTGATGCCGATGGCGGCGCCTTCGCTGATGTTGGCCCCATAGCCCATGAACACGCGGCTCGGCGACTGGATGCCAAGCGTCTCGGTGAACCAGCCTTTTACCGATGAGCCGACACCGACCACGCTGTCTTTCAGCGACGCGGCCATGTTGCTGATGCCGTTGACCAGGCCCGTGACAATCATGCCGCCGAACTCGGTGAACTTAGTCGGCAACTCAACCCTGAAGTAACTCATCACTCCAGCGAACGCCCGATAGAACAGGCCCAGCGGCGAGAAGTTGGTAATCAACTGAGCCACACCGCCGAGGCCGCCGCTAAAGGCTTGCGGTATTTCGCTGATGCCCTCCAGTACCCAGCGGATGGGCGCCATCAGGGCGGACAGAACGCTACCAACGGCCCGACCAAACTCGATCCCTGACCAGGTGGCACGGCCCAGGGCATCGCCAGTGACTTGCACCGGGCTGAACAGCTCACGGAACCATTGAATCACCGGCTGGATGAAAGCCCCCAGTTGCGTGAGCAATGGCCCCACTGGAGCGAAAGCGGCAGAGAAGGCATCACGGATAGGCTTGAGGCCTTCAACAAGCCCCGTGAAGAAACCGATAGTCCAGGCCTTGATAGGCTCCCAGTTTTTGTAGATCACAAGCCCCACTGCTCCGACGACGACCGCGACTGCTGCAATACCAGCAATCAGCAAGCCAATCGGCGTAGCGATGATAGCTGCTCCAAGTGATGCAACGGCACCAGTCAGACCTGGCATCAAAGCAGTCACACTGCCAACACCAGTTATCAATGGAGCAAACCGGGCAGCCAGCAGCGAGCTGTTCAACAATGCAGTCTTGGCAGTCAGCAAGGACATGAAAGTCCCGACACTGTTGAGTGCCGAGGCGCCGAGGTTGGCGCCATACTTCAACCCAATGAACCCGAGCTTGAGGGCAACAATGGCGGTGACTGTCTTAACAACACCGCTGATCAGGCCCGGATTGTTCTCGGACCAGACAGCAAACGAACGAACAACAGGCACAACCGCCTGGGTGATCTCTACCAACGAGGGCAACAACGCACCACCGAGCGAGATACCTACTTCTGACAGACTGATAGTCAGCGCTTTAAGTTG
This portion of the Pseudomonas sp. MRSN 12121 genome encodes:
- a CDS encoding phage late control D family protein, with the translated sequence MDAMTPKQVPEARFVLTYQQRNITRNISEHLLSLTYQDFLSGLADSLDVELEDAEGKWRDTWYPGKGDSLALSIGWEGQPLRTVGRFEIDGVELRGPPFTVTIRALGTGINSPLRTPEHKAYENTTLDAVAKQIAIRQGLELIGSIEPIKLDRLTQQESDLVFLRNLAGEYDYAFKVTGKRMVFHAISELVKGVPVASLVLGDLSNINLRDQIREVPKAVEVKHKEPATKKLISYTINNKGETVAVPSSSSKATTSGDTKKKRKRSASAEEAKAKAKAELAKANRERTTGAWTAMGRPNLVSGNIVTLAAAGMLGGNYLITSARHEMTRSGGYIVDLESCRVSAPSISMTQDSTKPDLALSTYGIQQEVVA
- a CDS encoding tail protein X, whose amino-acid sequence is MFLTHVTTEGERWDQLAWRYYGDAHRYLPIVQANMHVPITGALPAGLTLAIPVLEPMATTEDLPPWMR
- a CDS encoding phage tail protein translates to MFAILGEIEFTVAGGISGMEQSGSADWAEHARIQGKPLLEWIGEGLDECNLTIELHPVLGDPEARLRALRQAKTKHEPLAFVMGSGEYHGAYVITNIGNAIRRATATGQIQSATVQLNLKEYTGAFTRKVTRSGLLDTALSGTSAAAAGSPGLISRLMPAPSTVQAVIGHAKTAGNMLKAGQNLYETVKSGNASMILGQVPQLLGVTARAIEPLQGLTAAAGLLDDGADLSRLGEDVLSSVTGARSALDPVDLGNIVDRFTASRQSLAQALTTMDGASTRLAGLAAQVLTRKA
- a CDS encoding phage tail tape measure protein, encoding MSAAFGSAKSTVQLLGRATDGLTAKQKLIGTELAASLARGGTGIERMRRQYDQVGRAIDQLKIKQENLNTSIARGATLKNQRGELRGQAMETLGTAAVVGAPVVQSMRTAIDFKDRTNDIAITGGFDAAEEAELSNVMRASALKWNQTQTEVATGTAVLIAGGISSAKELADYAPVMAKTATATRASMDDLGSVAIALNDNLGIGAAGLERSMNMLAFAGKSGQFELADMAKWLPQLTPQFAALGVTGERAVAEIGASLQIARRGAGSNDEAANNFKNFLSKLTAKDTLKSFEGAGINLTSSMKNLVGKGLTPVQAMLEVITQYVGSKGPAAADKFQKVMAITDDKERQIALSRLNEAYKLGELFADQQVLSFVRPAMANKKDLAGIQQGSIDAADKGGLDADWNKRMESPKEQLKALTISLSEVGISLGGALLPSLVEITQAVVPVVRSFAVWSENNPGLISGVVKTVTAIVALKLGFIGLKYGANLGASALNSVGTFMSLLTAKTALLNSSLLAARFAPLITGVGSVTALMPGLTGAVASLGAAIIATPIGLLIAGIAAVAVVVGAVGLVIYKNWEPIKAWTIGFFTGLVEGLKPIRDAFSAAFAPVGPLLTQLGAFIQPVIQWFRELFSPVQVTGDALGRATWSGIEFGRAVGSVLSALMAPIRWVLEGISEIPQAFSGGLGGVAQLITNFSPLGLFYRAFAGVMSYFRVELPTKFTEFGGMIVTGLVNGISNMAASLKDSVVGVGSSVKGWFTETLGIQSPSRVFMGYGANISEGAAIGISAQAGLVRKAALGMAAQSGVDLAPPNPADVSRASMMGSGGGTAPGGAAAAGGQPVFNFSPQITVPGGPGVQDQVNQALKLTYPEFMRMIERYMHDKRRLSYGSGDGGLA